From Malus sylvestris chromosome 1, drMalSylv7.2, whole genome shotgun sequence:
AAGGTCAAGGGTTTGAGTCATGAAAACAGCCTATTTGCAAAGCAGGGTAGGGCTGCCTACGATAGATGTTGCCCgcaaagcgggagccttgttgGCTTGGGCTCGTCCTTTTATATTTGTAAAAAGATTGGCCGTTTTTATTGAGTGCGTGCAATGTGAGAAGTGGAATTAGAATTGATGAGGACAGTGAGAAAGTTAATCTGCAAAATGTGTTGAATGCGTGCGAATTCCATTCAGATTTCGGAATTTATATTTGTAACAAGATTGGCCATTTTTATTCTGTTTCAGGCGGTATTTTCGTAGGGTTGAGGAAGATAAAGTTGTTATCGGTTCCAGAGGAGGAACTTGAAGCTTGGTAGGGATAGAATAGTCAACAAATTACACTAGGCAGAGATGTTTTCGTTGTTTTACGGACTATGGAAATATATGTTCAGTAAGACGGAGTTTCATGTGCTCATTCTTGGAATCGACAAGGCTGGGAAGACGGTAATACACCTTCCTGTAATCTTTTAGTTATTGTGCTTTTCGTTGCCATTTTGACATGCTTTTATCTTTGGTCACATTAGTGGATTTTATTCTTCAAGTTTTTAACGATTTTTCAGAAACATCAGATGTAATTTTTAATCTGCTTTTTCTTTGTAGACTTTGCTTGAGAAGTTGAAGTCAATGTACTCAAACTTGGAGGGTCTCCCTCCTGATCGAATTGTTCCAACTGTGGGACTAAATATTGGTCGTATTGAAGCATCAAATACCAAACTTGTGTTCTGGGACCTAGGGGGTCAGGTATGTGAAATATATCCTTGCCATTTATCTTATTTCATCTTTCGTATTCTTTCGTTTAACATAGATTTTCACTCCTTTATTCTAAACCATAAGCTGCTAGCATCAAAATTCAGGTGTACTTTTCCTTAGAAAACATTACTAGTTTAGCAATAGTAGATTGTTATCACGTACCAGGATCGATATAGTCTCCAAGTGTTGCGAATCAGTCGCTTTCTCTAGTATAAATTTTCGTTTTTAAAATGGGCAGTCACAAGGGTTGTTTGTTTTGCTGTCAGCCTGGTCTTCGCTCAATCTGGGAGAAATATTATGAAGAAGCACATGCTGTGGTCTATGTAATTGATGCCACTTGTCCATCACGTTTTGAAGATTCAAAATCTGCATTAGGTAGGTGGTGTTCAATTGCTGAATCTTGTGAGCATATTCTGCCACGTTTGTAATTGTTGTATCCTATGATAGTATAGCTATTAAAGTTGAGGAATAACAAAATTACATGATGCACTGCCCTGATATTACTACTTTTGAAAACCAGAAAAAGTTCTTCGGCATGAGGATTTGCAAGGAGCTCCTCTATTGATTTTGGCCAACAAGCAGGTGAGAGGCTAAATTGTTCTCCGCACAAAATCACAAGCAACCTAGTGATGAATCTTTCAGAAATTTTTGGCTTGCATGTCTTATTAAAACAGAAGTTTCATAAATTTTGCATTTTCTTCAGAATGTAAACGCAGAAATCCATGTGCTTAAGTCCTTATTGGGTGACATCTATGTAGACGGGTTGTAATTTGTTGTGCATCGTCATCCCTAATATATGgaactgttttctttttatatttgatgTAACCATGTGTTATTTCCTCTGCCATCTATCTTTTTCTATTGTAtatggtttttattttaaatcttGTAATGTGAAATCTAGTTATGGCATCCGTAATGTTGATTTAAGCTGCTTTTtaattaagataaaaaaaacaagATGCTCAATAAATCTCTCCTATTTGTCACTTTGTTGAAATGTCTTTGCAATTGCAGGATGTTGCTGATTCTGTGTCAGCTGAGGAACTTGCTCGATATCTGGATCTTAAAAAGTTGGATGAAAGGGTTTTTATGTTTGAAGCTGTTTCAGCATACGATGGGTAAGTGCATCTTTTCTAGACTCCATTGCTTCACCAAATAGGCAGATAGTTAACTCTTTATTTGCTCCGAACGTGGAAAGGGTAATTTGTCACTTGATGAACCACATTtcacattgaaaaaaaattctcagCACTGAGATGCCGTAAAATACAGAATGCAATAGCTAAGCACATCGACGTTTGATTGCAGGATGGGGATTAAAGAAAGCGTCGAGTGGTTGGTGGAGGTAATGGAGAGAAGCAAGAGAACTGAAACACTGAGAGCCCGAGCAGGCCCGGCTTCTGCCTAGAATGGCATGTATGAATCGACATGCAGGTTTCTTGCCTTGCTCTGCTTCTGTACCAATTGTGTAAATAAATCAGGCTTTTTGAATTCTAATTAAATTACTACATGATtcaaagtaaaaaacaaaaatcaagatTTCACTTGTTGTCTTCCTCCTAGTGTGCTGCTAATTATTGTTCTGTGGATCTTGTTTTTGAATTATTGTTTCCTGCTGTATGGATCATTGAGCGAATTACGCTGTTACGAATCAAGTTGCAGAGTATGAATTTTGTGTCGATA
This genomic window contains:
- the LOC126615800 gene encoding uncharacterized protein LOC126615800; the encoded protein is MFSLFYGLWKYMFSKTEFHVLILGIDKAGKTTLLEKLKSMYSNLEGLPPDRIVPTVGLNIGRIEASNTKLVFWDLGGQPGLRSIWEKYYEEAHAVVYVIDATCPSRFEDSKSALEKVLRHEDLQGAPLLILANKQDVADSVSAEELARYLDLKKLDERVFMFEAVSAYDGMGIKESVEWLVEVMERSKRTETLRARAGPASA